In Kordia antarctica, the following proteins share a genomic window:
- a CDS encoding proline dehydrogenase family protein — protein sequence MEPIFNNTEDAFALKTDSQLERAYFLFKLIANQPLVRIGTAVTNFAIKAHLPVESLIRATVFDHFCGGTTEEECIPVVDNMFEKGVCSVLDYSVEGKEEQTQFDATLEKILKILKFVKEKEAIPFAVFKPTGFGRIDLYEKVGKGETLTTDEQAEWNRVLNRFDVVCKKAHEMDVALLIDGEESWMQDAADNIVADMMRTYNKEKPIVYNTLQMYRWDRLDYLKQLHMDAKAQGFHIGMKLVRGAYMEKENKRAKEQGYTSPICVSKLATDANFDAGVAYMLDNLDCMALFAGTHNEESSYKVAEIMEAKQIANNDTHVWFGQLYGMSDHISFNLAKAGYNVAKYLPFGPVRDVMPYLIRRAEENTSVAGQTTRELSLLKQERKRRKL from the coding sequence ATGGAACCAATTTTTAATAATACTGAGGATGCTTTTGCTCTAAAAACCGATTCTCAACTCGAAAGAGCTTATTTTTTATTCAAGCTCATCGCCAATCAGCCTTTAGTTCGTATAGGAACTGCTGTCACGAATTTTGCTATAAAGGCACATTTGCCCGTAGAAAGTTTGATTAGAGCAACCGTTTTTGATCATTTTTGTGGAGGAACTACGGAAGAAGAATGTATTCCTGTAGTTGACAACATGTTTGAAAAAGGCGTTTGTAGCGTTCTTGATTATTCTGTAGAAGGAAAAGAAGAACAAACACAGTTTGATGCAACATTGGAAAAAATCTTGAAAATTTTAAAGTTTGTCAAAGAAAAAGAAGCGATTCCGTTTGCAGTTTTTAAACCGACAGGATTTGGAAGAATTGATTTGTATGAAAAGGTTGGAAAAGGAGAAACGTTAACCACTGACGAGCAAGCTGAATGGAATAGAGTTTTGAATCGTTTCGATGTCGTTTGTAAAAAAGCACACGAAATGGACGTTGCTTTGTTAATTGATGGCGAAGAAAGTTGGATGCAAGATGCCGCAGACAACATTGTTGCTGATATGATGCGAACGTATAACAAAGAGAAGCCAATTGTATATAATACGCTTCAAATGTATCGTTGGGACCGATTGGACTATTTGAAACAACTACATATGGATGCCAAAGCGCAAGGTTTTCATATTGGAATGAAATTAGTGCGTGGCGCATACATGGAAAAAGAAAATAAGAGAGCAAAGGAGCAAGGATATACTTCTCCTATATGTGTTTCAAAACTAGCAACAGACGCTAATTTTGATGCTGGCGTTGCATATATGTTAGACAATTTGGATTGTATGGCACTTTTTGCAGGAACACACAATGAAGAAAGTTCTTACAAGGTCGCGGAAATTATGGAAGCTAAGCAAATTGCCAATAATGATACGCATGTTTGGTTTGGTCAACTATATGGAATGAGCGATCATATTAGTTTTAATTTGGCGAAAGCTGGATATAATGTAGCAAAATACTTACCTTTTGGACCTGTTAGAGATGTAATGCCTTACTTGATACGAAGAGCTGAAGAAAACACTTCTGTCGCAGGACAAACAACAAGAGAATTAAGTTTATTAAAACAAGAACGGAAAAGAAGAAAATTATAA
- a CDS encoding M16 family metallopeptidase has product MRINKSTIMLLALFIVTTYSCIQKEEEKSAAEETNFSLTYEKFTLDNGLEVVLHEDHSDPMVAVATLMHVGSNREKPGKTGFAHFFEHMAFNDSENVPRGSNRKVIPEWGGSRNGGTWSDGTIYYEVVPKDAFEKILWIDSDRLGYMINTVTIEALEREKQVVKNEKRQNYDNVPYGFTSEVIRANLYPKDHPYNWTVIGSLPDLQAATLEDVKEFYNTYYGPNNATLVIAGDIDIAETKKAVEKWFGEIKRGNEIADLKPMPVTLVETKSLYFEDNFAKLPELRMVFPTVEMFHKDQYALDILGKMLSGSKKSPLYKEIIAKKMLAPRVSSYNSSNELAGEFTFQVRANAGTDLNTVKMAIDEALKNFEANFDKAQLERIKTKQEMQLYQGTESVVDKAFALANGNVYANDPAHVIKEVDFTNKVTKEDVIRVYTKYIKDKNYIMTSFVPKGQTDLVMNGAIKAEVYQEEIVQGKANEEVGQGAEAQYEKTVTKHDRSEPTFGELPLFKSPKIWKGKLANGIHVYGIENNEVPLVSFAITIDGGHYLEPKNKAGLANLLGDLLMEGTAFKTSSELEEAIEMLGANIRIISRDESMIVSGSCLAKNFDKTIKLVEEIVLHPRWDIVEYERLKSSLLTNLKGREANPRTIAYQSFRKLIYGDDHILGIPSIGTAETVKDISLDDLKQFYTKNISASVANIHVAGATLESNVLASLKSLGNNWKSNEVKVPFYELPKQDKAGKLFFIDFPGAKQSVIYAGKLALSEADSMYNNLEYTNQILGGGSSGRLFQTLRIEKGYTYGAYSYLQSLEEKAPFLVQTSVRANATLPSLKIIEGLVGDYAKDFNENEVVVTKNKILKSSAKDYEQLQDKIGILMLISKYKKPFDYLEKEQKELVDMSLDDFQDIIKTHLQEPEMFYLIVGDKETQLDEINKFGKGEAIELDIYGNLRK; this is encoded by the coding sequence ATGAGAATCAATAAATCTACCATAATGCTTCTTGCATTATTTATTGTTACAACATATTCATGTATACAAAAAGAAGAAGAAAAATCAGCAGCGGAAGAAACCAACTTTTCTTTGACATATGAAAAGTTCACACTTGATAATGGGCTTGAAGTTGTTTTGCACGAAGATCATTCAGATCCAATGGTTGCTGTTGCAACGTTAATGCATGTTGGTTCTAACAGAGAAAAGCCAGGGAAAACAGGTTTTGCACATTTCTTTGAACATATGGCGTTCAATGATTCTGAAAATGTACCAAGAGGTTCTAATAGAAAAGTGATTCCAGAATGGGGCGGAAGCCGAAATGGCGGAACTTGGTCAGATGGAACTATTTATTACGAAGTTGTACCAAAAGATGCTTTTGAAAAAATATTGTGGATTGATTCTGATCGATTGGGTTATATGATTAATACCGTTACAATAGAAGCGTTAGAGCGTGAAAAACAGGTTGTGAAGAATGAAAAACGTCAAAATTATGACAATGTACCTTACGGTTTTACTTCTGAAGTAATTCGTGCAAACTTATATCCAAAAGATCATCCGTATAATTGGACAGTTATTGGCTCACTTCCAGATTTACAAGCGGCAACCTTAGAAGATGTAAAAGAATTTTACAATACTTACTATGGACCTAACAATGCAACTTTAGTAATTGCAGGCGATATTGATATTGCTGAAACCAAAAAAGCTGTTGAAAAATGGTTTGGTGAGATTAAGCGAGGAAATGAAATAGCCGATTTAAAACCAATGCCTGTAACATTAGTAGAAACAAAATCATTGTATTTTGAAGATAATTTTGCGAAACTTCCAGAACTTCGAATGGTATTTCCAACAGTTGAGATGTTTCATAAAGATCAATATGCGTTGGATATTTTGGGAAAAATGTTAAGCGGAAGCAAAAAATCACCTTTATATAAAGAGATTATTGCCAAGAAAATGTTAGCTCCGCGCGTATCTTCATATAATTCTAGTAATGAATTGGCGGGAGAGTTTACATTTCAAGTTCGTGCAAATGCAGGAACCGACTTGAATACGGTTAAAATGGCAATTGATGAAGCATTGAAAAATTTTGAAGCAAATTTTGATAAAGCGCAATTAGAGCGTATTAAAACAAAGCAAGAAATGCAGTTGTACCAAGGAACAGAATCTGTGGTGGATAAAGCATTTGCGCTGGCTAATGGAAATGTGTATGCGAATGATCCTGCGCATGTAATTAAAGAAGTTGATTTCACAAATAAAGTAACAAAAGAAGATGTAATTCGTGTGTATACGAAATATATTAAGGATAAAAATTACATTATGACGTCATTTGTTCCGAAAGGGCAAACTGATTTGGTGATGAATGGTGCTATAAAAGCAGAAGTATATCAAGAAGAAATTGTTCAAGGAAAAGCAAACGAAGAAGTTGGGCAAGGAGCAGAAGCACAGTATGAAAAAACGGTTACGAAACACGATCGTTCTGAACCTACATTTGGAGAGTTACCATTGTTTAAATCGCCAAAAATATGGAAAGGAAAATTGGCAAATGGAATTCATGTGTATGGAATAGAAAATAATGAAGTTCCGTTGGTTTCTTTTGCGATTACGATTGATGGCGGACATTATTTAGAACCAAAAAATAAAGCAGGATTGGCGAATCTTTTAGGAGATTTATTGATGGAAGGAACAGCGTTTAAAACATCTTCAGAATTAGAAGAAGCTATTGAAATGCTTGGTGCGAATATACGTATTATCAGTAGAGATGAAAGTATGATTGTTTCTGGAAGTTGTTTGGCTAAGAATTTTGATAAAACCATCAAATTAGTAGAAGAAATAGTATTGCATCCACGTTGGGATATCGTTGAATACGAGCGACTTAAAAGTTCGTTATTGACCAATTTAAAAGGAAGAGAAGCAAATCCGAGAACTATAGCGTATCAATCATTTCGAAAATTAATTTATGGAGATGACCATATTTTAGGAATTCCTTCGATTGGAACTGCGGAAACTGTAAAAGATATTTCTTTAGATGATTTAAAACAGTTTTACACTAAAAATATTTCTGCAAGTGTTGCGAATATTCATGTAGCTGGAGCAACTTTGGAGTCGAATGTTTTAGCATCGTTGAAAAGTTTAGGAAACAATTGGAAATCTAACGAAGTAAAAGTTCCATTTTATGAATTACCTAAGCAAGATAAAGCAGGAAAATTATTTTTTATAGATTTCCCTGGAGCAAAACAATCTGTAATTTATGCTGGAAAATTAGCGTTATCAGAAGCGGATTCGATGTATAACAATTTGGAATATACCAATCAAATTCTCGGTGGCGGTTCAAGCGGACGTTTGTTTCAAACTTTACGTATAGAAAAAGGATATACATATGGAGCATATTCGTATTTACAAAGCTTAGAGGAAAAAGCACCTTTTCTAGTTCAAACAAGTGTTAGAGCCAATGCTACATTGCCTTCATTGAAAATTATTGAAGGTTTGGTAGGTGATTATGCGAAAGATTTTAACGAAAATGAAGTTGTTGTTACAAAGAATAAAATTTTAAAAAGTAGTGCAAAAGATTACGAACAATTACAAGATAAAATAGGAATACTAATGCTGATTAGCAAGTATAAAAAACCTTTTGATTATTTAGAAAAAGAACAGAAAGAACTTGTGGATATGAGTTTGGATGATTTTCAAGATATTATTAAAACGCATTTGCAAGAACCAGAAATGTTCTATTTGATTGTTGGAGATAAAGAAACGCAATTAGACGAAATAAATAAGTTTGGAAAAGGCGAAGCTATCGAACTTGATATTTATGGAAATCTAAGAAAGTAA
- a CDS encoding DUF4258 domain-containing protein, translated as MSSLLRRTGFYLGGVAIGLVIFAFLIRGRGVKCEFNYLPNARTLKNIRVKERHFSPEILQLINNKEIDTAEISNILKYGDVDFSRSNTEVDSCKLYIIEGILRNKEIELTVHNCDSSTRIQTIKMME; from the coding sequence ATGAGCAGTCTTTTAAGACGTACAGGATTTTATTTGGGTGGTGTTGCAATTGGTTTGGTAATTTTTGCCTTTCTAATTCGTGGACGCGGCGTGAAGTGTGAATTTAATTACCTTCCAAATGCGCGTACATTAAAAAACATTCGCGTGAAAGAACGTCATTTTTCTCCTGAAATTCTTCAGTTAATTAACAACAAAGAAATTGATACGGCTGAAATTTCGAACATTCTAAAATATGGAGATGTCGATTTCTCTAGAAGTAACACAGAAGTAGATTCTTGTAAATTATATATTATTGAAGGAATTCTTCGCAACAAAGAAATTGAGCTTACAGTTCACAATTGCGATAGTTCTACACGAATTCAGACCATTAAAATGATGGAATAA
- a CDS encoding alanine dehydrogenase → MAEFLSPFTKQQLLPQEETLEILKHKQELFIGIPKETSYQEKRVCLTPDAVGALVAHGHRVMIESHAGKEANFSNKDYTEAGAEITNDTQKVFSCPIILKVEPPTLEELQLLNPQTILISALQIKTRSKKYFEILASKRVTALAFEYIRDEDGTYPAVRSLSEIAGTASVLIASELMANVNNGNGLMLGNISGVPPAEVVILGAGTVGEFASRSALGLGANIKVFDNSITKLRCIQTNLGRPIYTSTIQPKNLLKALKRCDVLIGAVRGKNRSPILITEAMVSHMKKGAVIIDVSIDMGGCIETSEVTSHDKPTFVKHGVIHYCVPNIPARYSRTASVSISNIFTPYLLKIADDGGLENSLRFDKGLKNGLYFYHGVLTNKSVADWFDLPYRDINLLIF, encoded by the coding sequence ATGGCAGAATTTTTATCTCCTTTTACCAAACAACAATTACTTCCACAAGAAGAAACTCTTGAAATTCTCAAGCATAAACAAGAATTATTCATTGGTATTCCTAAAGAAACCTCGTATCAAGAGAAACGAGTTTGCTTAACACCTGATGCAGTTGGTGCTTTAGTTGCACACGGACATCGTGTTATGATTGAAAGCCACGCAGGAAAAGAAGCCAATTTTTCAAATAAAGACTATACAGAAGCTGGCGCAGAAATTACAAATGATACACAAAAAGTATTCTCCTGCCCGATTATTCTAAAAGTGGAACCACCAACATTAGAGGAATTGCAATTATTGAATCCGCAAACAATTCTAATTTCAGCTTTACAAATAAAAACACGCTCAAAAAAATATTTTGAAATATTAGCAAGCAAACGTGTTACTGCACTTGCTTTTGAATACATTCGAGATGAAGATGGAACCTATCCTGCGGTACGTTCATTGAGTGAAATTGCAGGAACCGCTTCCGTTTTAATTGCTTCCGAATTAATGGCAAATGTCAATAATGGTAACGGATTAATGCTAGGAAACATCAGCGGAGTTCCGCCTGCTGAAGTTGTAATTCTTGGCGCTGGAACAGTTGGAGAGTTTGCTTCTCGTTCTGCGCTAGGACTTGGTGCTAACATTAAAGTTTTTGATAATTCTATCACAAAATTACGTTGTATTCAAACCAACTTAGGAAGACCAATATATACTTCTACAATTCAACCAAAAAATTTATTAAAAGCATTGAAACGTTGTGATGTTTTAATTGGCGCTGTTCGCGGAAAAAACAGATCTCCAATTCTGATTACAGAAGCTATGGTTAGTCATATGAAAAAAGGTGCTGTAATTATTGACGTCAGTATTGATATGGGCGGATGTATTGAAACAAGCGAAGTAACTTCTCACGATAAACCTACGTTTGTAAAACACGGCGTTATTCATTATTGTGTACCAAATATCCCTGCAAGATATTCCAGAACTGCTTCAGTATCAATTAGTAATATATTTACTCCGTATTTATTGAAAATCGCAGATGATGGCGGATTAGAAAATTCGTTGCGTTTTGACAAAGGATTAAAAAATGGGTTGTATTTTTACCACGGAGTTTTGACCAATAAATCAGTAGCAGATTGGTTCGATTTACCCTATAGAGATATTAATTTACTAATTTTTTAG
- the tsaE gene encoding tRNA (adenosine(37)-N6)-threonylcarbamoyltransferase complex ATPase subunit type 1 TsaE has translation MQIEYNLSEIETIAAAILEESQHKIITFHGEMGVGKTTLIKVLAKQLGVNELTNSPTFSIVNEYRTDKEIIYHFDCYRIEDEIEAYDIGIEEYLYSDAWCFIEWPERIENLLPEEITEVKINKINEQMRSIHLKN, from the coding sequence GTGCAAATAGAATATAATCTTTCTGAAATAGAAACAATAGCTGCGGCTATTCTTGAGGAATCTCAACATAAAATTATTACTTTTCATGGTGAAATGGGTGTTGGCAAAACGACCTTGATCAAAGTATTGGCAAAACAATTAGGTGTAAACGAGTTGACAAACAGTCCGACATTTTCAATTGTAAACGAATATAGAACTGACAAAGAAATAATCTATCATTTTGATTGTTACCGAATAGAAGACGAAATTGAAGCCTATGATATTGGCATTGAAGAGTATTTGTATAGTGATGCTTGGTGCTTCATAGAATGGCCTGAACGCATTGAAAATTTATTGCCTGAAGAAATTACAGAAGTGAAAATTAATAAGATTAATGAACAAATGCGTTCTATTCATCTAAAAAATTGA
- the porX gene encoding T9SS response regulator signal transducer PorX, with translation MSTFKILWVDDEIDLLKPHILFLEKKNYEVTTCTSGTEAIEMIDEQNFDIVLLDENMPGLTGLETLAELKEKQNNLPVVMITKSEEEYIMEEAIGSKIADYLIKPVNPNQILLSLKKNLDHSRLISEKTTSNYQQEFRKIAMDMAMVNSIEEWIELYQKLIYWELQLEDIEDTGMFEILESQKHEANVQFGKFVDKMYPKWFGDDEAPIMSHTLFRQLIAPEISKAQPTLLVVVDNLRYDQWRAFEPILNAHYKKEKEVPFVSILPTATQYARNAIFSGLMPSDMEKLHPQYWKNDTDEGGKNLHENDFLKAQLKRLGLDIKHEYHKITSLRGGRKLADNFKSQKDNDLTVVVYNFVDMLSHAKTEMDVVKELASDDKAYRSLTVSWFKNSPLLDIIQQSQRLGFKLIITTDHGTINVKHPSKVVGDKNTSLNLRYKTGRSLTYEQKDVLAAKDPRSIHLPVINMSSSFIFAKTDLFFAYPNNYNHYVSYFRNTYQHGGVSLEEMIIPFAVLSPR, from the coding sequence ATGAGTACATTCAAGATTCTTTGGGTTGATGACGAAATTGATTTGTTAAAACCACATATTCTCTTTTTAGAGAAGAAAAACTACGAAGTTACAACGTGCACAAGCGGTACAGAAGCTATTGAAATGATTGATGAACAAAATTTTGATATTGTTTTGTTGGATGAAAACATGCCTGGTTTGACGGGTTTGGAAACATTAGCTGAATTGAAAGAGAAACAAAATAACCTTCCTGTGGTAATGATTACCAAGAGTGAAGAAGAGTATATTATGGAAGAAGCAATTGGTTCTAAGATTGCCGATTATTTGATAAAACCTGTGAATCCGAATCAGATTTTATTGAGTTTGAAGAAAAATTTGGATCATTCGCGATTGATTTCTGAGAAGACGACTTCTAATTATCAGCAAGAATTTAGAAAGATTGCAATGGATATGGCAATGGTAAATTCGATTGAAGAATGGATTGAGTTGTATCAGAAATTGATTTATTGGGAATTGCAATTGGAAGATATTGAAGATACTGGAATGTTTGAAATTTTGGAATCGCAGAAGCATGAAGCCAATGTACAGTTTGGAAAGTTTGTTGATAAAATGTATCCGAAATGGTTTGGTGACGACGAAGCACCAATTATGTCACATACTTTATTCAGACAATTAATAGCTCCCGAAATTAGCAAAGCACAACCAACTTTATTAGTTGTCGTTGATAATTTACGTTATGATCAATGGAGAGCTTTTGAACCAATTTTGAATGCACATTATAAAAAAGAGAAAGAGGTTCCGTTTGTGAGTATTCTGCCAACGGCGACACAATATGCTAGAAATGCTATTTTTTCGGGCTTGATGCCTTCCGACATGGAAAAGTTACATCCTCAATATTGGAAGAATGATACCGATGAAGGTGGAAAGAATTTGCATGAGAATGATTTCTTAAAAGCGCAATTGAAGCGTTTAGGGTTGGATATTAAGCATGAATATCACAAAATAACAAGCTTACGAGGCGGAAGGAAGCTCGCAGACAACTTTAAATCGCAAAAAGATAATGACTTAACGGTAGTGGTTTATAACTTCGTAGACATGCTCTCACACGCTAAAACCGAAATGGACGTTGTAAAAGAATTAGCTTCAGACGACAAAGCATATAGATCGTTAACAGTAAGTTGGTTTAAGAATTCTCCGTTGTTGGATATCATTCAGCAATCGCAACGTTTAGGGTTTAAATTGATTATTACTACCGATCACGGAACTATTAATGTAAAACATCCTTCAAAAGTAGTTGGCGATAAAAACACAAGTTTGAATTTACGCTATAAAACAGGAAGAAGTTTAACGTACGAACAAAAAGATGTTTTAGCGGCTAAAGATCCGAGAAGTATTCATTTGCCAGTGATTAACATGAGTAGTTCGTTTATTTTTGCCAAGACCGATTTGTTTTTTGCGTATCCGAATAATTACAATCATTATGTGAGTTATTTTAGAAATACGTATCAACATGGTGGCGTTTCGTTGGAAGAAATGATTATTCCGTTTGCGGTTTTATCGCCAAGATAA
- a CDS encoding HD domain-containing protein, translated as MNTRNKLKILNDPIYGFITIPNALIFDLIEHKYFQRLRRISQMGMSYLVYPGAHHTRFHHALGCMHLMQKAIQVLCFKGVEISEDEKQALLIAILLHDIGHGPFSHAMEHSIVNSVTHEEISLLLMEQLNKEFNGSLTLAIEIFKGNYPRKFMYQLISGQIDMDRADYLKRDSFYTGVAEGNINSERIITMLSVVDDELVIEEKGIYSVEKFLVARRLMYWQVYLHKTSLAAEQLLIRVLKRAKELTLQGTQLQASAALSFFIQNEISIDDFNYDVLDRFAKLDDYDIVSAMKEWMSENDFVLSNLCKMIINRDLLKVKIKNKKISSKKLQIETQNLMNEYNITAAEAAYFVFSGEISNQAYKTTSQNINILLKSGKVQDVVKASGQLNLKALSKMVTKYYICYPKDKL; from the coding sequence TTGAATACTAGAAATAAGCTTAAAATATTAAACGACCCAATTTACGGATTTATTACAATTCCTAATGCGCTCATCTTTGATTTAATTGAACATAAATATTTTCAGCGCTTACGCAGAATTTCACAAATGGGCATGTCATACTTGGTATATCCAGGTGCGCATCATACTCGATTTCATCATGCGTTGGGTTGTATGCACTTAATGCAAAAAGCGATCCAAGTTCTTTGTTTTAAAGGTGTTGAAATTTCAGAAGATGAAAAACAAGCACTACTAATTGCCATTCTATTACACGATATTGGTCACGGACCTTTCTCGCATGCAATGGAACACAGCATTGTAAATAGTGTGACTCATGAAGAGATTTCACTCTTATTAATGGAACAATTAAACAAAGAATTTAACGGAAGTTTAACGCTTGCCATCGAAATATTCAAAGGAAACTACCCAAGAAAATTCATGTATCAGTTAATATCTGGTCAAATTGACATGGATAGAGCCGATTATCTAAAACGAGACAGTTTTTATACAGGAGTTGCAGAAGGAAACATCAATTCGGAACGAATCATTACGATGTTAAGTGTGGTTGATGATGAATTAGTAATTGAAGAAAAAGGGATTTATTCTGTTGAAAAATTTCTGGTTGCCAGACGCTTAATGTATTGGCAAGTATACTTACATAAAACGAGTCTGGCTGCGGAACAACTGCTCATTCGTGTACTAAAAAGAGCCAAAGAATTAACGCTTCAAGGAACACAATTACAAGCAAGTGCGGCATTGTCTTTTTTCATTCAAAATGAAATCTCTATTGACGACTTTAATTATGATGTTTTAGATCGATTTGCCAAACTAGACGATTACGATATTGTTTCAGCAATGAAAGAATGGATGAGCGAAAACGACTTTGTGCTATCAAATCTTTGCAAAATGATTATCAATCGTGATTTATTAAAAGTCAAAATCAAAAACAAAAAGATTTCGAGCAAAAAGCTTCAAATCGAAACACAAAACTTGATGAATGAATACAACATTACAGCAGCGGAAGCGGCGTACTTTGTGTTCTCAGGCGAAATATCCAATCAAGCATACAAAACCACAAGTCAGAACATAAACATCTTACTCAAGTCAGGAAAAGTACAAGATGTTGTCAAAGCTTCTGGTCAACTAAACCTAAAAGCATTGTCAAAAATGGTAACTAAATATTATATATGTTACCCAAAAGACAAACTTTAG
- the lpxD gene encoding UDP-3-O-(3-hydroxymyristoyl)glucosamine N-acyltransferase produces the protein MKFTATQIAGILEGDIVGDPNTEVSKLSKIEEGMEGSLTFLANPKYTQYIYSTRASITIVNKDFIAEDNIKTTLIKVEDAYESFSKILEYYDKVKLNKVGIEQPAFISESAKYGKELYFGAFSYMGDNVKMGDYVKVYPNAYIGDNVTIGNNVVIFAGAKIYSESVIGDNCVIHSGAIVGADGFGFAPDKNGEFHKIPQTGNVILEDDVDVGAGTTIDRATMGSTIIRKGVKLDNQIQIAHNVEIGKNTVIAAQTGIAGSAKIGENCMIGGQVGIVGHITIGNNVRIQAQSGISRNIKDGEIVQGSPAINYGDYNKSYVYFKNLPKLAKTINQIEKKINNNE, from the coding sequence ATGAAGTTTACAGCGACACAAATAGCAGGTATTCTAGAAGGAGATATCGTAGGTGATCCAAACACCGAAGTTTCTAAACTTTCTAAAATAGAAGAAGGCATGGAAGGTTCTTTGACTTTCTTAGCTAATCCGAAATATACGCAGTACATATATAGCACGCGCGCTTCCATTACAATTGTCAACAAAGATTTTATAGCGGAAGATAATATAAAAACAACGTTAATCAAGGTTGAAGATGCTTACGAATCGTTCTCTAAAATTTTGGAATATTACGATAAAGTAAAGCTAAATAAGGTCGGAATTGAGCAGCCTGCATTCATATCTGAATCTGCCAAATATGGTAAAGAACTCTACTTTGGTGCGTTCTCATACATGGGAGATAACGTAAAAATGGGTGATTATGTAAAAGTATATCCAAACGCTTATATTGGTGATAATGTCACTATTGGAAACAATGTGGTTATTTTCGCTGGCGCTAAAATTTACTCTGAGTCAGTTATTGGCGACAATTGTGTTATTCATAGTGGCGCTATCGTTGGAGCCGATGGTTTTGGCTTTGCGCCAGATAAAAATGGAGAGTTTCATAAAATTCCGCAAACTGGAAATGTAATTCTAGAAGATGATGTTGATGTAGGAGCAGGAACCACAATTGATAGAGCAACAATGGGCTCAACAATCATTAGAAAAGGAGTAAAGCTCGACAATCAAATTCAAATTGCACACAATGTAGAAATTGGTAAAAACACCGTAATTGCAGCGCAAACTGGAATTGCAGGATCTGCCAAAATTGGAGAAAACTGTATGATTGGCGGACAAGTTGGAATTGTAGGTCATATTACTATTGGAAATAATGTTAGAATCCAGGCACAATCAGGAATAAGTAGAAATATAAAAGATGGGGAAATAGTACAAGGTTCACCAGCTATAAATTATGGAGATTACAACAAATCGTATGTATATTTCAAAAATCTTCCTAAACTTGCAAAAACAATAAATCAAATCGAAAAAAAAATAAACAACAATGAGTGA